The Klebsiella africana sequence TCAAACGAGAGAAGTTGGCTATACTTAATCGGTCGTCCCAGTAATGGACATTGATATAGATTGGAGCCAACACAGCTGCGTAAGTTATGTCTTTAAGTTGATCATTACAAATAACTTTCATGTAAAGGCAGTTATAACTATCACCGTCGGTCAAATTTAGTTCTTGTTGGCTCAAGGTCTGTGCGTGAGTCTCAAGATACTCAGTTAGAACTTTAAGATCGCAGTCTTCACAGATATAATCTATTAAGACTTCCCATTCAGGAGAAACATGCTCGTAGCTAAAGAAAAGATCATGATAGGAAATTTTATTGCCATCAATATCAAGACGTTCTGGGAATACGTCTAAGTTTGTTACCGTAAACTGCATTTTTTTCAAGATCTCGACTTTAAGTCTATTGCTTAAATCTGAATGAGTGAGTACCACAATAATAGCCTCAGTGTTCTCTTTTGAATATATGAAAATATCTTGAACAAATTTATCAATGTTATCATTTACATATGATTTTAAACTGGATAATTGATATCTTTCAATTATTGACCACGGTAATTCATCTACCTGTTCACAAGTTATATTTTCATGCTGTAGTAACCCAGCTACGACCACTCTATAATTGATTCTATCTAAGCTATACATTTGGTTGTCAGCAATAAAGAGTAATGCTTGATTTTCAGATGGAGTTACTGGCATGGAAATATCTTTATAGACAACACCAAGTTGTTTGATATTGTTAAGGAATGATGGAAGATCATCGTCTTCGACGAAAGCGATTAAATTAAATCCTTGCTTTACAATATATTGTTGGTAATTTTTCTGATCGATAGAAATACTTGGAGAAACTAAGGCTATCATTTTAGTAGTAATAGACGTAATGATATCGTTATTGTCCTGCTCTTCAAGCACTGTAAGCATTTTATCCAAATAGCGATTTTCACCTAAAGCAAAGGCTACTAACCGGTTAAAATAACTGGGGTCGTAAAATCGTGATTCTAATATATTAAATATGGAGATAATATCTGTTGAGGATTCACGGAAAATCATTGCAATCATTTCTGATAAGGTCTTATTGTTACTGCTATTAACATTATCAAATAAATACGATACTATTTGATAGTGGATGGCACCATTGCGATATTGATAATGTTGTTCAATTAGTTCAGTTAAAACATCTCCAGGGTTATCCAGCGAGAAATTTCGATTTACTTCTTCACAACTCATATATCGACCGACTGCTTTTATATAGTCATTGTCATTAACAGAGATACTTCCTTGATGAAATATTGACCGAAACATCATGTAATCCTGCATAATGTAGCCATTGGTCAGTAAATAATAAAGAACTTCGAACCCGCCAAAACGAAATCCATCACGGATTGATTCTATTTGTTCAGCATCAATGATTGAACGGTCGTCACATTTTTCAATATAGTTTTCGGCAATCGTTTTGAATTTTTCCCAACCAATTAACTTTATTAATTCCGATAAAGTAATTGCATTTCGGGTACGAATATTTTCTTTGATTTCCTCAAGGCTTTTGATGGCAATCTGATATTCATTATTTTTATCTTCTGCAACTACGTTAACTCTTTGGTTATATTCATCCATTATATGAGTCGTGTCTATTTCTACAAAATATGGCTCTCTATTATTATTATAACCTATGAAGGATTGTGCTGAGTTATTAAAAAAACTTACAAACTCACTTTCATTTTGGTAAAAGCTCTCAGGGGAGTATTTGTCGTAATTTAAGCTATAGTGCCTGTTCTTTTTGGCAAAGGATATCAACGACCATAATTCAGGTGATATGAATCTACTAATAATCTGTTTACGGAGGTCAGCATCTGAATTTACAGATTCTTTTTTTAATAATGCTACTTTGATATTTAGTTCTTGAAGTTTGCTGTCCAAAGAATTGAAATAACTTTCATGTAATTTACGTAGACGGTAATCATTAATAAAGTTATAAAGAACACCTGTTTTTTTATCTGTTAAATTATAATCTTGGGCATAGGTATTTTTATAAAATATTAAAGAGAAAATCTTTGCATGATTCTTGTTATCATCAACAACTTTTCTGAATAGATTGAATTCATTAACTATATTTTGCAGGGAACGCATATCACTAATATAAAGTGACATCTGTTTAAGAAGGGCTTTCTCATTTGATGGGAAATCAATTAATTTATTATTTAAATGAGTGTAGGCATTTCGAGTATCCATGACTGGTATCACAGGTAAGATGAAATCAAAAAATTTAGTTCTTATGTCTACTCCAAGAAAAATATCATCCCGGCAAGCATAAACAAATCTCACAGGTGAATTATATAGGTTATTATTTACTATCTGATTAATTTCTCTTAGTTTTATAAATACCTCTGTATTACCTAATCGGTCCAAATCTTCAAACACAACAATTTTATATTGAGATTGAGAAAAAAAGTAAACTATTTCGTCCAAGCAATTATTTAGCAGAGAGGATGGTTCTTGAGTGGACATATCGGCACTTGCTTGGAGAAATGCGATTTTGCTTAACTTTATCTTTTTATCGAAGATCCCTGCTTTAGATGCAACTCGTACTATAAAAAATAATGATATTATACTTAAAATAATGCTGATTATTAACCTTTCCGGATAAGCATTTATGATTGTGTTAAGTACTCCATTTTCAAGTGAAAATAATGAAAGGATCTTTCTTGGGAATACGACGGTAGTCAATAATATTAGTGGAGCTACAACTGATAACACTGTAAAAAAAAGAGATGTTACATGTTTCTTATTTCTATTCTGAATTCGATCTATACGTGAGTCTGGTAACTTATCTTTATTTTCTTTATACAAAATCTGTTGGAGTATACTCATTTCAATTTCAGAGTTATCCAGCAGATTTTTATCGCTTTTACCTGATAGCGAAAAATCAGCCAGCGAAACAGTAATGAAGTCCTTTTTAAGTCGACTTTGCAGATAAGATAATATTACAGTACTTTTTCCTGCGCCATAAGGGCCTGTGATAGCGATGTTTTTTACATCTTGTTTTGTAAATGCAAAATCCAGTGCATCGAAGTAGGGTTTAACACTGTCATCGGTAATTATTTTTGGAGTTAATGTATCATAACCTACTTGCTGATCAGTGTGTGCATCAATTACTTTTTTTGATAAGCAATGTCTTTTGATTTTTTCCAGCAGAGCCATGTCCATTCCTTAAGTTTCTGCAAAAAGAGGGCTCACGAGCCTAAGTAACTATAAAATAGCACCTAATTATACTTTATTTCCACAGATTTAAAGGAAAATGAATGCAACACAACGGGATCTTGTCAGTCAGCCTTAAGTTAGGATTGTGTAAATTTTTGTATGCACTGAGAGATTAGCTTGCACTCCTGTTCTTGATTATTAATTTTTAAAATTGGCAAAAATCAGTAAGGTTTGAAGCCAAGCAAGTCGAAGCAATGGCACACATGTGGACTCGCTTTTCTTTTCCAACCAAAGGGCGGAAAAGCAAGGTCAACCCGAAGAAGCATACGCAGTAGCTTCGTAGGGTTAGCCCTTGCTTATCTTATAATTGGCATTAGTCATTAAAGAACAATAAGATCTTCGCTTGCACAAGCGAAGCTATAATATAGATCTGGCGATTAATTATTATAAAAATATTTAACCAAAACCTATTGACATAAATAAAAAATAAGTTATTTATTAAGTATGCCATAAATAAAAGAGTTTTTATGTCATACGTCTCCTGCACCATGTGCAGTTAATATACTACTTGCCCCATATATGGGGATATTGGAAAGGTTACTTTGTTTTTGAAGTAGCCTTTCGTCCTTCAAGGCTCACCATCGCTTTTTGCTCCTACCGAAGCCAACCGAATTGAAGAACCTTTTCTATCTGAAACGACTTCGAACACCCGGTTAAGGTCCAAAAATTGTATCCCATACGTAGACCAAAGAAAAATATACTATAATTACTGTGTATTTTTCATTATCTTAGGTTTGATACTCAGATACTGCTGCATCATCGGCGTGTGGGCGTCGAGATTGTCAATTGTGCTCATGGGGTGTTATCCAGATCCCTGATTTGAAATGGCTGCGATTTTGTAGTTGTCGTCGTTATCACATGGATGAGACATAATAACGGAGATGGGCAGGTGAGGGAAACCGACGAAAGCGCGCGGCGCGATCCGGATTCCAGTTGCAGCGGGGGCGGGGTACCGTCACAGTGGCTGAATCACCGCCACGCGATCGTCTTCATACATTACGTTCGCCGTCGATGTTGTTCTGCCTTCTGGCCGCAGACCTCGTTACGACAACGGCTTGTGGTTGCTAGTCGTAAAGCCATTTACCTGCTTTTGCTGATTCGGCAAACATTTTGATGGTTAAAGGTTTACGCGTTTTTTCTACATCTTCTCGTTTTACTTTAAACCACCGAGTTAGTATTGGCGTATTCTCCCAAGGGAAATAACACGACCATTTAACACTGGAAAGATCAACATTTAATTTTTGTTCAAATTTATTTAAAGCGTCATGCAGATCGTCGCCGGGAGCATGAAATAAGTCATAATCAAGTTCCAATGGGATTTCTTTCCAATTTTTATCTAAACGGGTTGAGATCTCATCTTTAAACAAGTCTAAAACCTGATCTTGAATGCTTTTCATTAAAAGGATGTCCATTGTATACGGTCTTTGGGGCGAGCTATTAGGTTGTATTTTTCCTGAGTTTTCCTTGAAACTTGATAAATTGAGTTTACAAGTCCTATCCAACCTAACCACGGAACATAACGGGCGATAACACATCGCTACCACCTTTGATTAGTGCCCCACCGTCGTCGTATATCCACATATTACCTGGAATAGCCATGCTTCTTCTTCCCTCTATTATCATTAGTAAGAAAACAGTGTATCGAGTTGATTAAGCGCAGTAAATAATCAATGTGTCGTTTTTGGATTAATAGGGGGAATATCTTCTCTGTAATGATGGTTTATATTTAAAAATAGCTGTCGTAAATATTTTATTGGGTTATTACGCCATTGGTATAGATTTTAAATATAAATGACCCTCAATAATATAATGCAGGCAATTATTGCCAGAAAGCGTAAGCGCGGCGCGATCCGGATTCCAGTTGCGCCGCGCGGGGGTTACGGCGCCAGATAAACCTGGGGGACCGCGTTGTCCGGGTGCTGGACGAGGCGGACATCCGCCCCGTACCAGCGATGGATAACCGGCTGCTGGATCACCTCCTGCGGCGTGCC is a genomic window containing:
- a CDS encoding YobI family P-loop NTPase codes for the protein MALLEKIKRHCLSKKVIDAHTDQQVGYDTLTPKIITDDSVKPYFDALDFAFTKQDVKNIAITGPYGAGKSTVILSYLQSRLKKDFITVSLADFSLSGKSDKNLLDNSEIEMSILQQILYKENKDKLPDSRIDRIQNRNKKHVTSLFFTVLSVVAPLILLTTVVFPRKILSLFSLENGVLNTIINAYPERLIISIILSIISLFFIVRVASKAGIFDKKIKLSKIAFLQASADMSTQEPSSLLNNCLDEIVYFFSQSQYKIVVFEDLDRLGNTEVFIKLREINQIVNNNLYNSPVRFVYACRDDIFLGVDIRTKFFDFILPVIPVMDTRNAYTHLNNKLIDFPSNEKALLKQMSLYISDMRSLQNIVNEFNLFRKVVDDNKNHAKIFSLIFYKNTYAQDYNLTDKKTGVLYNFINDYRLRKLHESYFNSLDSKLQELNIKVALLKKESVNSDADLRKQIISRFISPELWSLISFAKKNRHYSLNYDKYSPESFYQNESEFVSFFNNSAQSFIGYNNNREPYFVEIDTTHIMDEYNQRVNVVAEDKNNEYQIAIKSLEEIKENIRTRNAITLSELIKLIGWEKFKTIAENYIEKCDDRSIIDAEQIESIRDGFRFGGFEVLYYLLTNGYIMQDYMMFRSIFHQGSISVNDNDYIKAVGRYMSCEEVNRNFSLDNPGDVLTELIEQHYQYRNGAIHYQIVSYLFDNVNSSNNKTLSEMIAMIFRESSTDIISIFNILESRFYDPSYFNRLVAFALGENRYLDKMLTVLEEQDNNDIITSITTKMIALVSPSISIDQKNYQQYIVKQGFNLIAFVEDDDLPSFLNNIKQLGVVYKDISMPVTPSENQALLFIADNQMYSLDRINYRVVVAGLLQHENITCEQVDELPWSIIERYQLSSLKSYVNDNIDKFVQDIFIYSKENTEAIIVVLTHSDLSNRLKVEILKKMQFTVTNLDVFPERLDIDGNKISYHDLFFSYEHVSPEWEVLIDYICEDCDLKVLTEYLETHAQTLSQQELNLTDGDSYNCLYMKVICNDQLKDITYAAVLAPIYINVHYWDDRLSIANFSRLIKNNKVELNDESFKLAAQCFISNTEVKSLETETINTFVLWFSKFKEIFFAKTDYYLCEDSDNTLLEKMLTAINSSQQFTVKEKASLLYSYHESYDESFLNELTMPHETLIDLIALSTDDSFTIDQIVRLLKLGFRERTEIAHLTNELTEREFSKIFNQKSATLNPSKNLNSDRFLSALQQAGLIKRWSQREDGKYYVDCRYEEDESYL
- a CDS encoding DUF1493 family protein; the protein is MDILLMKSIQDQVLDLFKDEISTRLDKNWKEIPLELDYDLFHAPGDDLHDALNKFEQKLNVDLSSVKWSCYFPWENTPILTRWFKVKREDVEKTRKPLTIKMFAESAKAGKWLYD